From Asterias rubens chromosome 6, eAstRub1.3, whole genome shotgun sequence, one genomic window encodes:
- the LOC117291166 gene encoding acyl-CoA 6-desaturase-like, whose translation MGKGQQGQSSTQINLDDTYSWDDVKEHSSKTDKWVVIENGVYDVSKWVTRHPGGFKVLSHYAGEDATDAFVAFHPDKTKVKKYLKPLRIGFLSPESSTKSEIVSDMRSLRTQAEEMGLFKPRMGFYAAHLAHILALEVLGWMVLWYYGTGWSPYLLAAAILTTSQAQSGWFQHDLGHLSVFSQSRWNHWLHNFVIGGLKAASAHWWNYRHFQHHAKPNIVKKDPDITMPYLFLFGEKMPIKWASQKRGFMPYNYQQGYFFLIGPPLLLPIYFHTENLYHVITKRIWTDLAWTVFFFVRWFYFYGPLLGGLGALGLYMFVRFLESHWFVWVTQMNHIPMEVDNDTQKDWLSLQLHATCNVEPSAFNDWFTGHLNFQIEHHLFPTMPRHNFAKIAPHVKSLCIKHGLSYQTKTLLGAFADIVRSLKNSGQLWYDAYHHT comes from the exons ATGGGTAAAGGTCAGCAAGGTCAGAGTTCAACTCAGATCAACTTAGATgacacctactcctgggatgATGTGAAGGAACACAGCAGTAAGACAGACAAGTGGGTGGTGATTGAGAATGGGGTTTATGACGTCTCAAAGTGGGTGACTAGACACCCAGGAGGGTTCAAGGTTCTGTCTCATTATGCTGGGGAGGATGCAACG GATGCTTTTGTGGCGTTCCATCCAGACAAGACCAAAGTCAAGAAGTACCTGAAGCCTCTTCGTATCGGGTTTCTGTCTCCGGAGTCATCAACCAAG AGTGAAATAGTAAGTGACATGCGCAGTCTCCGCACCCAGGCTGAGGAGATGGGTCTCTTTAAACCTAGAATGGGGTTCTACGCTGCTCACCTAGCCCACATCCTTGCTCTAGAGGTCCTAGGATGGATGGTGCTATGGTACTACGGAACAGGATGGTCACCTTATTTACTAGCCGCTGCAATTCTCACAACTTCACAG GCCCAATCCGGATGGTTTCAGCATGACTTGGGGCACTTGTCCGTCTTTAGCCAATCTCGCTGGAATCACTGGCTGCATAACTTTGTCATCGGAGGATTAAAA gcAGCTTCAGCTCACTGGTGGAACTACCGGCATTTCCAGCACCACGCTAAACCTAACATTGTCAAGAAGGATCCAGACATCACGATGCCGTACCTCTTTCTGTTTGGGGAGAAGATGCCGATCAAGTGGGCCTCTCAGAAGAGGGGATTCATGCCGTACAACTACCAGCAGGGATATTTCTTCCTGA TTGGTCCGCCCCTCCTGCTACCCATCTACTTTCACACCGAGAACCTGTATCACGTAATCACTAAAAGAATATGGACG GATCTTGCATGgactgttttcttctttgtgcGTTGGTTCTACTTTTATGGACCCCTCCTTGGTGGACTCGGTGCACTTGGTCTTTATATGTTTGTGAG GTTTCTTGAGAGTCATTGGTTCGTGTGGGTGACCCAGATGAACCATatacccatggaggtagacaatGATACCCAGAAAGACTGGCTGTCTCTGCAGCTACACGCCACCTGCAACGTCGAACCCTCCGCTTTCAACGATTGGTTCACCGGACATCTCAACTTCCAGATTGAGCACCA TCTGTTCCCCACCATGCCCAGACACAACTTCGCAAAGATAGCACCCCATGTCAAGTCCCTGTGTATTAAACACGGTCTCAGCTACCAGACTAAGACATTACTCGGTGCCTTCGCTGATATTGTGCG GTCCCTCAAGAATTCTGGTCAGCTTTGGTATGACGCTTACCACCACACCTAG